Below is a window of Mycobacteriales bacterium DNA.
ACGTGTTCCACCCCGGCGCGGGCCGCGAGGACGTGCGGCGGCACCTCGCGCTCGCCGACCGGCCCGTCGTCGTCTGCGTCTCCCGCCTGGTGCCGCGCAAGGGCCAGGACGTGCTGATCCGCGCGCTGCCGGCGATCCGCCGCGACGTGCCGGGGGCGGCGTTGCTGGTGGTCGGCGGCGGCCCCGACATGCCCCGGCTGCAACGCCTCGCCGTCGAGCACGGCGTGGCCGACCACGTGCGCTTCACCGGCAGCGTGCCGTGGCCGGAGCTGCCCGCGCACTACGCGGCGGGGGACGTGTTCGCGATGCCGTGCCGGTCGCGGCTGGGCGGGCTCGAGGTGGAGGGGCTCGGCATCGTCTACCTCGAGGCCGCCGCGACCGGCCTGCCGGTCGTCGCGGGCGACAGCGGGGGAGCGCCGGACGCGGTGCTCGACGGCGAGACCGGCGTCGTGGTCGACGGCCGCGACGTCGACCGGGTCGCGCGCGAGACCGCCGCCCTGCTCGCCGACCCGCGCCGCGCCGCGGCCATGGGCGCGCGCGGCCGGGCGTGGGTCGAGGAGGCGTGGCGGTGGGACCTGCTCGCCGAGCGGCTACGCGCGCTCCTCCGCGGCGAGCAGCCGTAGCAGCCCCAGCCACAACGCCGTCGTCACCAGCCCCTGCGCGTCCGTCAGCGGGAACGCGTCGAGCAGCACGAACGGCAGGTACGCCAGGAACGCCGCCAGCGCGAGCGGCCCCGCCCGCGCCGAGCGGACGGCGAGCAGCACGAGCAGCGCGACCAGCAGCGCCGCCGCCGGCAGCCCCGCCTCGGCGGCGACCAGCAACGGCACCGAGTGCACCGGCAGCCGGTCCGCCGGGCCGCCGGGGTCCTCGGTCTCCAGCGCGACGACGTACCGGCCGGGCCCGACCCCGAGCAGCGGGTGGTCGCGCACCAGGTCCAGCGCGGTGCGCGACCCGGCGGCGCGGCCGTTGGAGACGGCGTCCGGCGTCACGCCGCCGGTGACGTCGCGCGCCCGCGTCAGCCAGCCGTCGGCGCGCAACGTCGCGGTGACGCCGAACCCGAGCAGCACCGCCAGCGCGCACGGCAGCCACCGGCGCGGGTCGCGCACCGCGGCCGCCGCGACGACCGCCCCGGCCAGCAGCAGGCCGAGCAGCGCGCTCCGGGAGAACGTGAACCCCACCGGCGCCAGGCAGACGGCACCCGCCGCGAGGTGCGCGCGGGACCGGCGCCGGACGCCGTACGCGAGCAGCCACCAGCCGAGCACGACGGCGGCACCGGCCAGGTTGTTGCGCGCCAGGAACGTCCCCCGCGCGCCGGTCGCGCCGGGCAGCGCGTCCGGGCCGGGCGGGCGTTGCACCGTCTGCACCGCCGCCCAGGCCAGCTCCACCACGCCCAGCCCGGCGAACGCCGCCCGCGCCGGCCACGCCCACCCCGCCCGCGCCGCCGCGCCCACCAGCAGTGCGCCCAGCCCCGCGCGCGCCAGCACCTCGGCGCCGTGCCAGGTCGGGTGCGCGGCCCACGCCGCGACCGCCAGACCGCCGAGCGCGACCGCGAGCCACGCGGCGACCGTGCGCCGCCGCCGCGCCCGGGTCAGCGCGAGCACCGCCGCGAACGCCAGCGGCACGTCCAGGTGGTGCAGCCGGACCGCGTGCGTGAGGTCCAGCCGCCCGTACTGCGCGACCGTCACGACCGCCGCCGGCGCCGCCGCGGCCAGTACGACGAGCGCGACCAGCCCGCTCTCCGGCAGCCGCGAGTCGCTCACGTTGAGCGCCACACCGCGCGCACCGCCCAGAGCGCCACGCCGAGCAGGATCGCGTTGCGGACCGTCTGCACCGCCACGACCGGCAGCGCGTGGTCGTGCCACAGCGAGACGTACCGCAGCGGATAGACGACGTGGGTCAATGCCGCCGCCGCGACCAGCCACGGCGCCGCCGCCCGCAGCCGCGACCCGTCCCGGCAGAGCGCGGCGCCCACCAGCACGAACGGCCAGAGCAGGAACTGCGGGCTCAGCACCTTCCCGGCCACCAGCACGAGCAGCACGCCGGCGGCCGCCGCCTCCACCGGGTCCGGCCGCCGCCGGACCAGCAGCAGGAACGCCGCG
It encodes the following:
- a CDS encoding O-antigen ligase family protein — its product is MALNVSDSRLPESGLVALVVLAAAAPAAVVTVAQYGRLDLTHAVRLHHLDVPLAFAAVLALTRARRRRTVAAWLAVALGGLAVAAWAAHPTWHGAEVLARAGLGALLVGAAARAGWAWPARAAFAGLGVVELAWAAVQTVQRPPGPDALPGATGARGTFLARNNLAGAAVVLGWWLLAYGVRRRSRAHLAAGAVCLAPVGFTFSRSALLGLLLAGAVVAAAAVRDPRRWLPCALAVLLGFGVTATLRADGWLTRARDVTGGVTPDAVSNGRAAGSRTALDLVRDHPLLGVGPGRYVVALETEDPGGPADRLPVHSVPLLVAAEAGLPAAALLVALLVLLAVRSARAGPLALAAFLAYLPFVLLDAFPLTDAQGLVTTALWLGLLRLLAAEERA
- a CDS encoding glycosyltransferase family 4 protein, encoding MRTLVVTNDFPPRPGGIQQFVHALASRLPPDEVVVYAPRWKRDALFDAEQAFPVVRHPTTLMLPVPDVLKRAREIATAEGCDSVWFGAAAPLALLAKPLGLGVSVASTHGHEVGWAYLPGGRQVLRRIGATTDVVTYLGAYTRHRLAPALGPKATLARLPSGVDTDVFHPGAGREDVRRHLALADRPVVVCVSRLVPRKGQDVLIRALPAIRRDVPGAALLVVGGGPDMPRLQRLAVEHGVADHVRFTGSVPWPELPAHYAAGDVFAMPCRSRLGGLEVEGLGIVYLEAAATGLPVVAGDSGGAPDAVLDGETGVVVDGRDVDRVARETAALLADPRRAAAMGARGRAWVEEAWRWDLLAERLRALLRGEQP